A portion of the Deltaproteobacteria bacterium genome contains these proteins:
- a CDS encoding tetratricopeptide repeat protein, whose translation MFGGGLEVRPAPGGVFTPLRAEPPGHRPPGSGRGQGAPSKTFDTNRFSPVLPGGTGENRGCPVTLLPVAIVPYARRRHLMAALALLAAALFTAGCAQALRDVRGRAAPVPPPAVFLEGVPFFPGGDELCGPAALASVLAYHGAEVTMEEISAAVYEPRIGGSLMLDMLVYAGRVGMEAVFFDGTMGDVGRLLREGYPVILFLNLGLRAYPVGHFVVVTGMDERRGVVVLHTGRKAHEAASVEEIGSAWKRGGGGALLVRPPLPGDGTALAEYLRRASELVGQGRFEQARRVVSRALLSYPGNPLLLNDLAWTLMELGRLDEAGQTAAEALERDPSRRHVYLDTMGVVHTRLGLYERAERELSEALDAAAASGADPKAKDLIEAHLMELYRERGREGAGELRRPR comes from the coding sequence ATGTTCGGCGGTGGCCTGGAGGTTCGGCCCGCGCCGGGCGGGGTTTTTACGCCCTTGCGGGCCGAACCTCCAGGGCACCGCCCCCCAGGCAGCGGGCGCGGGCAAGGCGCCCCTTCAAAGACTTTCGATACGAACCGGTTTTCCCCTGTTCTGCCTGGCGGAACAGGGGAAAACCGAGGATGCCCCGTTACGTTACTCCCCGTGGCGATAGTCCCTTACGCGCGGAGGCGCCATCTCATGGCGGCGCTTGCCCTTCTGGCCGCGGCCCTCTTCACGGCCGGCTGCGCTCAGGCGCTCCGGGACGTGCGCGGGAGGGCGGCCCCCGTTCCCCCGCCGGCCGTATTTCTCGAAGGGGTGCCCTTCTTCCCCGGCGGCGACGAGCTCTGCGGCCCGGCGGCCCTCGCCTCGGTGCTCGCCTACCACGGCGCAGAGGTCACGATGGAGGAGATAAGCGCCGCCGTCTACGAGCCGCGCATAGGCGGCTCGCTCATGCTGGACATGCTCGTCTACGCCGGACGAGTCGGCATGGAAGCCGTATTCTTCGACGGCACGATGGGGGACGTGGGCCGGCTGCTGCGGGAGGGCTACCCCGTGATCCTCTTTCTCAACCTCGGGCTCAGGGCGTATCCGGTGGGCCACTTCGTGGTGGTGACGGGCATGGACGAGCGGCGGGGGGTGGTGGTGCTCCACACGGGCCGCAAGGCCCACGAGGCGGCGTCCGTGGAAGAGATCGGGTCCGCCTGGAAGAGGGGAGGCGGCGGGGCGCTGCTCGTGAGACCGCCCCTTCCCGGCGACGGCACGGCCCTGGCCGAGTACCTGCGCCGCGCCTCGGAGCTCGTCGGGCAGGGACGCTTCGAGCAGGCCCGGCGCGTCGTCTCGCGCGCCCTCCTCTCCTATCCGGGCAACCCCCTTCTCTTAAACGACCTGGCGTGGACGCTGATGGAGCTCGGACGCCTCGACGAGGCCGGGCAGACGGCCGCCGAGGCCCTTGAGCGCGACCCCTCCCGGCGTCACGTCTACCTCGACACCATGGGCGTCGTCCACACAAGGCTCGGCCTCTACGAGCGCGCCGAAAGAGAGCTTTCAGAGGCTCTCGACGCCGCGGCGGCAAGCGGGGCCGACCCGAAGGCGAAGGACCTAATCGAAGCCCACCTCATGGAGCTCTACAGGGAGAGAGGGCGCGAGGGGGCCGGCGAGCTCCGGCGGCCGCGATGA
- the rlmB gene encoding 23S rRNA (guanosine(2251)-2'-O)-methyltransferase RlmB — MKRTVYGMNPVIEALRSERDAVTEVLVGRGRHGERIRRVVELARRRGAAVRVVAAAELSALTGTHRHQGVAALVRGAYAYAHLEDLIDAWKSSGRAALFLVLDSIEDPQNLGALIRAAECAGAHGVVIPKDRACGVTAAAVKASAGAAEHMPVARVTNLARTMDRLKAEGLWIVALEGTSAESIYDADLSGDLALVVGGEGRGIGRLVMSKCDFAVKIPMAGRVGSLNASQAAAVALFETVRRRRGRDDRTHKGSGRKA, encoded by the coding sequence ATGAAGCGCACGGTCTACGGCATGAACCCCGTCATCGAGGCCCTGCGCTCGGAGAGGGACGCGGTGACGGAGGTCCTCGTAGGGAGGGGGCGTCACGGCGAGAGGATCCGCCGCGTTGTGGAGCTCGCCCGCCGCAGGGGCGCGGCCGTGAGGGTCGTGGCCGCCGCCGAGCTCTCGGCGCTCACCGGCACGCACAGGCACCAGGGCGTGGCGGCCCTCGTGCGGGGCGCCTACGCATACGCCCACCTTGAAGACCTCATCGACGCCTGGAAGAGCAGCGGGCGCGCGGCGCTCTTTCTGGTGCTCGACTCCATAGAGGATCCGCAAAACCTCGGCGCCCTCATAAGGGCCGCCGAGTGCGCAGGCGCCCACGGTGTCGTCATACCGAAGGACAGGGCCTGCGGCGTAACGGCGGCGGCCGTGAAGGCATCGGCCGGCGCCGCCGAGCACATGCCCGTTGCGAGGGTCACGAACCTCGCAAGGACGATGGACAGACTCAAGGCCGAGGGCCTGTGGATCGTCGCCTTGGAGGGGACCTCGGCTGAGAGCATCTACGACGCCGACCTCTCCGGCGACCTGGCCCTCGTCGTAGGCGGCGAGGGGAGAGGGATCGGCAGGCTCGTCATGTCGAAGTGCGACTTCGCGGTGAAGATACCGATGGCCGGGCGCGTGGGCTCGCTCAACGCGAGCCAGGCCGCGGCGGTGGCGCTCTTCGAGACCGTCAGGAGACGAAGGGGGCGGGATGATAGGACTCATAAGGGAAGCGGCCGCAAGGCTTGA
- a CDS encoding threonine ammonia-lyase, whose translation MIGLIREAAARLEGVVSRTPVVCSASLGGMLGVELCMKLENMQKTGSFKARGAYNRISTLDDGKRRAGVVAASSGNHAQGVAWAAARLGVRSVIVMPETAPIIKQVATRGYGGEVVLHGRGFEDAMERALELASEQGLTLVHAFDDDFVIAGQGTVGLEIMEELADADTVVVPVGGGGLISGISTAVKALNPSVRVVGVEAAASPSCSAALEAGRPVDVAPADTIADGIAIKRLCRRTLSIIAEKVDDVVTVDEDAIAAAVLKLLERKKLMVEGAGATALAACMEGKLPPGARKVVLVASGGNMDVTTLDRIIRLGLLREGRIRRISTLLRDAPGELARLTALLAARRSNILEVTHERDRMDVPVGKALIHITIEVEDGEHGAAVTAALKDAGYRLEGPSL comes from the coding sequence ATGATAGGACTCATAAGGGAAGCGGCCGCAAGGCTTGAAGGGGTGGTGAGCCGCACGCCGGTGGTCTGCTCGGCATCGCTCGGCGGGATGCTGGGCGTGGAGCTGTGCATGAAGCTTGAGAACATGCAGAAGACCGGCTCCTTCAAGGCGAGGGGCGCCTACAACAGGATAAGCACCCTCGACGACGGGAAGAGACGGGCGGGCGTGGTGGCCGCCTCGTCGGGCAATCACGCCCAGGGGGTGGCCTGGGCCGCCGCGCGCCTCGGCGTGAGAAGCGTCATAGTGATGCCCGAGACGGCGCCCATCATAAAGCAGGTGGCCACCCGCGGCTACGGCGGCGAGGTCGTATTGCACGGGCGCGGCTTCGAGGACGCCATGGAGCGGGCCCTGGAGCTCGCCTCGGAACAGGGGCTCACCCTCGTCCACGCCTTCGACGACGACTTCGTGATCGCCGGCCAGGGCACCGTCGGGCTCGAAATAATGGAGGAGCTGGCCGACGCGGACACGGTGGTAGTGCCCGTAGGCGGCGGAGGTCTCATCTCCGGCATATCGACGGCCGTCAAGGCCCTGAACCCCTCGGTCAGGGTCGTGGGCGTGGAGGCCGCAGCCTCGCCGTCGTGCAGCGCCGCCCTCGAGGCGGGCAGGCCCGTCGACGTCGCCCCGGCCGACACCATAGCGGACGGCATCGCCATAAAACGGCTCTGCCGCCGCACCCTCTCCATCATCGCCGAAAAGGTCGACGACGTGGTCACGGTGGACGAGGACGCCATAGCCGCGGCCGTGCTCAAGCTGCTGGAGCGCAAGAAGCTCATGGTCGAGGGCGCCGGCGCCACGGCCCTTGCGGCCTGCATGGAGGGGAAGCTCCCGCCGGGGGCCCGGAAGGTGGTGCTCGTCGCAAGCGGAGGCAACATGGACGTGACAACGCTCGACAGGATCATAAGGCTCGGCCTGCTGCGCGAGGGACGGATCCGCCGCATATCAACCCTGCTGCGCGACGCTCCGGGAGAGCTCGCCCGCCTTACCGCCCTCCTCGCCGCCAGGAGGTCGAACATACTGGAAGTGACCCACGAACGCGACCGCATGGACGTGCCGGTGGGCAAGGCCCTCATCCACATAACGATAGAAGTGGAAGACGGGGAGCACGGCGCCGCCGTCACCGCCGCCTTGAAGGACGCCGGTTACAGGCTCGAGGGCCCCTCCCTGTAA
- a CDS encoding response regulator: MKKVALIDDEASQRVVLRGFLEDAGYEVVAEGGDGSQAVDICTANDPDLVIMDVKMPGMDGIEAARLINSLRPTPVLLLTASSDDETVRRAVEAGVMAYLTKPVRFEELQPAIELALDRHNELEQLRKENVDLKEAIETRKVVERAKGLLMEKEGLTEKEAFGRLRKISMDRRSTMREIAEVIIKALGEL; encoded by the coding sequence ATGAAGAAGGTGGCTTTGATAGACGACGAGGCGTCGCAGAGGGTGGTGCTGCGCGGCTTCCTCGAGGACGCCGGCTACGAGGTCGTGGCCGAGGGCGGCGACGGCTCCCAGGCCGTGGACATCTGCACCGCCAACGACCCGGACCTCGTGATAATGGACGTCAAGATGCCGGGCATGGACGGCATCGAGGCGGCGAGACTCATAAACTCGCTCCGTCCCACGCCGGTGCTGCTCCTTACGGCGAGCTCCGACGACGAGACCGTGCGAAGGGCCGTCGAGGCCGGAGTGATGGCCTACCTCACAAAACCCGTGAGGTTCGAGGAGCTCCAGCCGGCCATAGAGCTCGCTCTCGACCGCCACAACGAGCTCGAACAGCTCCGCAAGGAAAACGTGGACCTCAAGGAGGCCATAGAGACCCGCAAGGTCGTGGAGCGCGCCAAGGGGCTGCTCATGGAGAAGGAGGGACTCACGGAGAAGGAGGCCTTCGGGAGGCTGCGCAAGATAAGCATGGACAGGCGAAGCACCATGCGCGAGATAGCGGAAGTGATAATCAAGGCGCTGGGCGAGCTCTGA